A genomic region of Lysinibacillus sp. 2017 contains the following coding sequences:
- a CDS encoding GNAT family N-acetyltransferase, protein MLKQRELHETADLYELLRHPSVFPYVRHKATSAEEYLFMTKQLIEEELNGITISRTIVDEWGAPIGTISIFDIQDGAGFLGTWLGKPFQGFGYNQKAKLAFLNELFFEHDFNTVFLRIRQENARSQAAALKLPYVVDAQYSNPGLYDQINQGETKFHLFKIPKDLFYLTTANTQNEEEEQAM, encoded by the coding sequence ATGTTAAAACAAAGAGAATTACATGAGACTGCAGATTTATATGAATTATTACGTCACCCATCTGTATTTCCATATGTACGCCATAAAGCTACTTCAGCTGAAGAGTATTTATTTATGACAAAACAATTAATTGAAGAAGAATTAAACGGTATAACGATTTCCCGCACAATTGTTGATGAATGGGGTGCCCCAATCGGAACGATTAGCATTTTCGATATTCAAGATGGTGCTGGATTTTTAGGTACATGGCTTGGTAAACCATTTCAAGGTTTCGGATATAATCAAAAAGCAAAATTAGCGTTTTTAAACGAGTTATTTTTCGAACATGATTTCAATACTGTTTTTTTACGTATTCGTCAGGAAAATGCCCGTTCACAAGCCGCTGCATTAAAGCTACCTTATGTAGTAGATGCTCAATATTCAAATCCTGGTTTATATGATCAAATTAATCAAGGTGAGACGAAATTCCACCTATTCAAAATTCCAAAAGATCTATTCTACTTAACAACAGCTAACACGCAAAATGAAGAAGAAGAACAAGCAATGTAA
- the dapF gene encoding diaminopimelate epimerase translates to MHYQLLKVHGSGNTFYLYDTVYEKELDWVQLTKWLCNKENENGADGLLLVLPSENADAKMRVINADGSEASMCGNGLRCMARYVCEKKNLNEAIIETMYANLHVKKEQAIFEQLPTYAVQISPVSFDLQSLPMHFENKTTIQNEILPVFSSDIRFTAVSVPNPHLIGIVEKAYIQDTSHQQKLASYLNEKNDYFPDGVNVSYVYPISDDEIFVRTYERGVGFTNACGTAMTASALIAQKNHYIKEEKVTVYNPGGFVQCKVAMQNNTYHLSLIGNATEISKWKLQAFNGNFTLLDCILSEEHVQYEKCSIFIKEKLGNLI, encoded by the coding sequence ATGCACTATCAATTACTAAAAGTCCATGGTTCAGGAAATACGTTTTATTTATACGACACAGTATATGAAAAAGAGCTTGATTGGGTTCAATTAACAAAATGGCTATGCAATAAAGAGAACGAAAACGGTGCGGATGGATTGCTTCTCGTATTACCATCAGAAAATGCTGATGCAAAAATGCGAGTTATTAATGCAGATGGTTCTGAAGCATCTATGTGTGGTAATGGATTACGTTGTATGGCTCGTTATGTTTGTGAGAAGAAAAATTTAAACGAAGCCATTATTGAAACCATGTATGCAAACTTACATGTAAAAAAAGAGCAAGCCATTTTCGAACAACTTCCTACATATGCTGTTCAAATTTCACCAGTTTCGTTTGATTTACAAAGTTTACCCATGCATTTTGAAAATAAAACGACCATTCAAAATGAAATTCTTCCTGTTTTTTCTTCTGATATTCGATTTACTGCAGTGTCTGTACCGAATCCGCATTTAATTGGAATTGTCGAGAAGGCCTATATTCAAGATACTTCACATCAGCAAAAATTAGCTTCCTACTTAAACGAAAAAAACGATTATTTTCCTGATGGCGTTAATGTGAGTTATGTGTATCCTATCTCAGACGATGAAATATTTGTGCGAACGTATGAACGAGGTGTAGGATTTACAAATGCTTGTGGTACGGCAATGACAGCTTCTGCGTTGATTGCCCAAAAAAATCACTATATAAAAGAAGAAAAAGTGACTGTCTATAATCCAGGTGGCTTTGTACAATGCAAAGTAGCTATGCAAAATAATACGTATCATCTTTCATTAATAGGTAATGCGACAGAAATTAGTAAATGGAAATTGCAAGCTTTTAATGGTAATTTTACCCTTTTGGATTGTATTCTATCAGAGGAGCATGTACAATATGAAAAATGTAGTATATTTATAAAAGAAAAATTAGGTAATCTTATTTAG
- a CDS encoding diguanylate cyclase domain-containing protein: MDLVYSVEQLNLLFANSRDAVFLMKKLNGDYQYEYLNEAAIKLIEMNPIGKNVLQVIPPHLAKNILQYYNVAIERHEQVEFEDFTYAKFVVRKQNTSVIPVKHVDGDYILAITREVQVGREMEDKYLFMRSVFFKTFLSTILVSTDLQLLEANPKFVDDFNIDLDAIQGKNFFDLPFIDQKSVRKLKEYLILAQNGENVTSKMLYLIDKDNKRRCYTATFSSLTSNEETIAVFIILQEITAFIKQGEALRTASHGLETLKNAISTAADVIFTNTEGIITDVNERVANNTGFSRDEIIGKTHNLFNSGYHSPEFFRKLWKTAKSGKIWREEVCNRKKNGELYWVDSTVIPIIDEQGAIEQFLTLQYNISSKKQLMSELYKIESTFRAITENTNDFIIVANRFGEIKYASPSYIRKLGYSEDELLGRTYERLLTSESLAAWKKEMSEISLNGMLENTIELQLVTKNNDWIWTEGNYTITLDMDQKGISEIVMVSREITERKQLEDKLTYLAYHDSLTHLGNRRMLIKEFPRIIEKAQERNEAIALFYIDGDNFKQVNDVYGHDVGDEFLKEFGQALFKSVRGRDMVIRLGGDEFLIVVTGLSSIEDARLSQIEHIIERIRHQLKEGWMIRDLHFSPTTSIGISVYPQHSESLEELVDLADRALYQSKQSSKNNYRICDTNSVI; the protein is encoded by the coding sequence ATGGATTTAGTTTATTCAGTGGAGCAGCTCAACCTTTTATTTGCCAATAGCCGAGATGCAGTATTTTTAATGAAAAAGCTTAATGGTGATTATCAATATGAATATTTAAATGAAGCGGCTATTAAACTGATTGAAATGAATCCGATTGGGAAAAATGTTTTACAAGTAATCCCTCCTCATTTGGCAAAAAATATACTTCAATACTATAATGTAGCGATTGAACGACATGAACAAGTTGAATTTGAAGATTTTACGTATGCGAAATTCGTTGTTCGTAAACAAAATACCTCAGTCATTCCAGTGAAACATGTAGATGGTGATTATATTTTGGCCATTACAAGAGAAGTTCAGGTCGGTCGTGAAATGGAAGATAAATATTTATTTATGCGCTCTGTTTTTTTCAAAACATTTTTATCAACCATATTAGTTTCTACGGATTTACAGCTTTTAGAGGCAAATCCAAAATTTGTGGACGATTTTAATATTGATTTAGATGCTATTCAAGGTAAAAATTTCTTTGACTTACCATTTATTGATCAAAAAAGTGTTAGAAAGTTAAAAGAGTATTTAATCCTTGCTCAAAATGGTGAAAATGTAACTTCTAAAATGTTGTACCTGATTGATAAAGATAATAAAAGGCGCTGTTATACGGCAACATTTTCTTCCTTAACGAGTAATGAAGAAACAATTGCGGTATTTATTATTTTACAAGAAATAACAGCCTTTATTAAGCAAGGGGAAGCTTTGCGTACTGCATCGCATGGTTTAGAGACTTTAAAAAATGCGATTAGTACGGCAGCAGATGTTATTTTTACTAATACAGAGGGCATCATTACAGACGTTAATGAACGCGTTGCGAATAATACAGGTTTTTCACGAGATGAAATAATAGGCAAGACGCATAATTTATTTAATTCAGGTTACCATTCACCAGAGTTCTTCAGGAAACTTTGGAAAACTGCGAAATCAGGAAAAATTTGGCGCGAAGAAGTATGCAATCGCAAAAAAAATGGGGAATTATATTGGGTGGATTCGACAGTCATTCCGATTATTGATGAACAAGGCGCTATAGAACAATTTTTGACGTTACAATATAATATTTCGTCGAAGAAACAACTAATGTCCGAGCTCTATAAAATTGAAAGCACATTTAGAGCGATTACGGAAAATACAAATGATTTTATTATAGTTGCGAACCGTTTCGGCGAAATAAAGTATGCTTCACCATCTTATATTCGAAAATTAGGCTATAGTGAAGATGAATTATTAGGTCGAACATACGAACGGTTGTTAACGTCGGAAAGTTTAGCTGCTTGGAAAAAGGAAATGTCTGAAATCAGCCTGAATGGGATGTTAGAAAATACAATTGAGTTGCAATTGGTTACGAAAAATAACGATTGGATTTGGACAGAAGGAAATTATACAATTACGTTAGATATGGATCAAAAGGGAATTTCTGAAATTGTTATGGTATCACGTGAAATTACAGAGCGTAAACAATTAGAAGACAAATTAACTTATTTAGCGTATCACGATAGCTTGACACATCTTGGAAACCGCAGAATGCTTATTAAAGAATTTCCGAGAATTATTGAAAAAGCACAAGAAAGAAATGAAGCCATTGCGCTATTTTATATAGATGGTGATAATTTCAAACAAGTGAATGATGTTTATGGCCATGATGTGGGTGATGAATTTTTAAAAGAGTTTGGTCAAGCGTTATTTAAAAGTGTACGCGGTAGAGATATGGTCATTCGTCTTGGTGGCGATGAGTTTTTGATTGTTGTCACGGGGCTTTCAAGTATAGAAGATGCACGACTAAGTCAAATTGAACATATTATTGAGCGTATTCGCCATCAATTAAAAGAAGGGTGGATGATTCGTGATTTGCATTTTTCACCAACGACTTCCATTGGTATTTCGGTCTATCCTCAGCATAGTGAATCATTAGAGGAACTAGTTGACTTAGCAGACCGTGCACTCTACCAATCAAAACAGAGTTCTAAAAACAATTATCGCATTTGTGATACGAATAGCGTCATCTAG
- a CDS encoding response regulator transcription factor — MEQKILIVEDEKNISRFLELELKHEQFETMVAYDGRLGLELATSHNFDCILLDVMLPELNGIEVCRRIRKVSDVPIILLTARDAVMDRVAGLDAGADDYIVKPFAIEELLARIRSILRRIQPFQTKVQQLQVRDLVIDPQAYEVYFNGEKLEFTRKEYDLLKLLVENSNRVCTRELILESVWGFESEVETNVVDVYIRHLRTKLQTEDQPYIETVRGVGYVVRG, encoded by the coding sequence ATGGAACAAAAAATATTAATCGTTGAAGATGAAAAGAATATTTCGAGATTTTTAGAACTTGAACTAAAGCATGAACAATTTGAGACAATGGTTGCTTATGATGGTCGATTGGGTCTTGAGTTAGCCACATCACATAATTTTGATTGTATTCTTTTAGATGTCATGCTCCCTGAACTGAATGGTATTGAAGTATGTCGTCGTATTCGAAAAGTAAGTGATGTGCCCATCATTTTATTAACAGCTCGTGATGCGGTAATGGACCGAGTCGCTGGACTAGATGCAGGCGCAGATGACTATATTGTGAAGCCTTTTGCTATTGAGGAATTACTAGCAAGAATTCGCTCGATTTTACGAAGAATTCAACCTTTCCAAACGAAAGTCCAACAATTGCAAGTAAGAGACTTGGTAATTGATCCGCAAGCTTATGAAGTATATTTTAATGGAGAAAAGCTAGAATTTACGCGAAAAGAATACGATTTACTGAAGCTTCTAGTCGAGAATTCCAATCGCGTATGTACTCGCGAACTCATATTAGAAAGTGTCTGGGGCTTTGAAAGCGAAGTAGAGACCAATGTAGTAGATGTGTATATTCGTCATTTGCGTACGAAATTACAAACAGAAGATCAACCATATATTGAAACAGTACGCGGCGTTGGATATGTGGTGAGAGGATGA
- a CDS encoding HAMP domain-containing histidine kinase, with translation MKKLRLALKKRALKTKWTMTVGITIFVSYAIISIILYIALQTWLIHNEEKNAERTVDDLTSFFEAQGNTVTIQNLQNNSALMKAILTQEQTVRIFNFDGIEVMQINDVNGAASFPETMDNDSSTIITKEQINGDDAFVLHQFVQIGRFQGVLQLIHPLSTFQSMMNYILTTLFIVGMGALLFSVSISYYLANLLMNPLKQLRDAMDIVRDQGFKAQPQFNYEADDEVGDLFKMYHSLMKELEISFTKQQQFVADASHELRTPIQVIEGHLSLLKRWGKDDPAVLAESLDTSLEEIMRMKKMIEELLQLARNEEVDKDASANIEVVYENVKQELIQLYPSAKIEMTVKGQRVNAAITEHALEHIFRNIMNNGLRYTRDELFIHLQIYYSEQTISVAIQDHGIGISEKQLPLIFERFYRVEESRTKEVSGTGLGLSITRMLTEKYKIEMNVESELNKGTLFILKFPVKKEHF, from the coding sequence ATGAAAAAACTTCGTCTAGCTTTAAAAAAACGCGCACTCAAAACGAAATGGACGATGACAGTCGGCATTACAATTTTTGTTAGCTATGCAATAATTTCGATTATTCTTTATATAGCGCTTCAAACATGGCTTATTCATAATGAAGAAAAGAATGCAGAACGAACAGTAGATGACTTAACGAGCTTTTTTGAAGCGCAGGGTAATACTGTGACAATACAGAATTTGCAAAATAACAGCGCACTGATGAAAGCAATTTTGACGCAGGAACAAACAGTTCGTATTTTCAATTTTGATGGAATCGAAGTGATGCAAATAAATGATGTAAATGGTGCCGCATCATTTCCTGAAACGATGGATAATGATTCTTCTACTATTATTACAAAGGAACAAATAAATGGTGATGATGCTTTTGTTTTGCATCAATTCGTTCAAATTGGACGGTTTCAAGGTGTCTTACAATTAATTCATCCTTTATCAACATTTCAGTCAATGATGAACTATATTTTGACAACACTTTTTATTGTTGGAATGGGTGCTTTGCTTTTTTCGGTTTCAATTAGTTATTATTTGGCAAACTTATTAATGAATCCTCTAAAACAGTTACGTGATGCGATGGATATTGTACGTGATCAGGGCTTTAAGGCACAGCCTCAGTTTAATTATGAGGCAGATGATGAAGTCGGTGATTTATTTAAAATGTATCACTCATTAATGAAAGAACTTGAGATTTCATTTACGAAGCAGCAACAATTTGTAGCTGATGCATCCCATGAATTACGAACGCCAATTCAAGTTATTGAAGGTCATTTATCTTTATTAAAACGATGGGGAAAGGATGATCCTGCAGTATTAGCTGAATCGCTTGATACGTCGCTAGAAGAAATTATGAGAATGAAAAAAATGATTGAGGAATTGTTACAGCTTGCGCGCAATGAGGAAGTTGATAAAGATGCTTCAGCGAATATTGAAGTAGTATATGAAAATGTTAAACAAGAGCTAATACAACTTTATCCGAGCGCGAAAATAGAAATGACTGTTAAAGGGCAGAGAGTAAATGCAGCGATTACAGAACATGCGCTAGAACATATCTTTAGAAATATTATGAATAATGGGTTACGATATACAAGAGATGAATTGTTTATTCATTTACAAATTTACTATTCGGAACAAACAATTTCTGTCGCAATACAAGATCATGGTATTGGTATATCAGAAAAACAATTACCATTAATTTTTGAACGTTTTTATCGAGTGGAAGAATCACGTACAAAAGAAGTATCTGGAACAGGCCTTGGGTTAAGTATCACAAGAATGCTAACCGAAAAATATAAAATAGAGATGAATGTAGAAAGTGAACTGAACAAAGGAACGCTATTTATACTTAAATTCCCTGTAAAAAAAGAACATTTCTAG